A region from the Silene latifolia isolate original U9 population chromosome 7, ASM4854445v1, whole genome shotgun sequence genome encodes:
- the LOC141590457 gene encoding uncharacterized protein LOC141590457 — MELALSAKRKLGYVTGTVLKPTTNEAKQDAWMVSNSLVISWILQNVSERIRRLVMFIETAKKIWETLNKRYSVANGVRKLKLNKDSYEIAQDNRPIEEYYTQLQIVWDELENMNNYPKITKMTSEITTYVQAVNKQTEERRLSLFLNGLDKDYKVLRSNILLMSPLPPVDTTFSILLQEEA, encoded by the coding sequence ATGGAACTTGCACTATCTGCCAAGAGAAAACTTGGTTATGTGACTGGGACTGTCCTCAAACCAACCACTAATGAGGCTAAACAGGACGCCTGGATGGTGTCAAACAGTCTTGTGATATCTTGGATCCTTCAGAATGTGAGCGAAAGAATTAGGAGGCTTGTCATGTTCATTGAAACTGCAAAAAAAATTTGGGAAACCTTGAACAAGAGGTACTCTGTTGCTAATGGAGTCAGGAAGTTAAAGCTCAACAAAGATTCGTATGAAATTGCTCAAGACAACAGGCCTATAGAAGAGTATTATACTCAACTTCAGATTGTTTGggatgaattggagaatatgaaCAATTATCCTAAGATTACTAAGATGACCTCAGAAATCACTACCTACGTACAAGCTGTTAACAAGCAAACTGAAGAAAGGAGACTCTCTTTGTTTCTCAATGGCCTAGATAAGGATTATAAGGTGTTGAGGAGCAACATCCTACTCATGAGTCCCTTGCCACCTGTTGATACAACTTTTTCTATCTTGTTGCAAGAAGAGGCCTAA